Proteins from one Athalia rosae chromosome 8, iyAthRosa1.1, whole genome shotgun sequence genomic window:
- the LOC105686323 gene encoding sodium-independent sulfate anion transporter-like isoform X5 — protein MSARSFANDRRVRDSDVTYAAVPASREEMSSVKCDVKDTVRRRIPIISWLPYYTWDKLLQDCLAGLTVGLTAIPQGIAYAIVAGLPAQYGLYSGFVGCFVYLFLGGSKDITIGPTAIMALMSQSYTSRLGPDGVVLLCFLSGCVISAFGILQLGFLVDFISMPVTSGFTNAAAITIAASQLKSLIGLTGGGNSFIDSIRAVIENIKDTSLWDTVLGISSIALLVGLKQLRGDRRGSWVYKIIWVLSLARNAVVVILATVLAYIFYINGIEAFKLTGTIAEGLPPFGLPPFSICYNNRTYNFGETVSELGSSLISVPLIAILESIAIAKAFGESETMEIKLESDYPVFARFWISIVFPWHFYFYPPPSEGAFLGRHPGDAGSRRVQHTWKFFSLDADHRKFHAYRRQQCLGCPDPNGGSGDRCVGPFGLRIADFDLRIYTKGRVSGGDNSRHVLHAGIRDVQGTLAYEKCESKAENIPVILDGRHVHRIDATVAKNLKFLQTDLESRKQTLIFWNWIPDVRATLESYDVSLAEHFKTSPTIGDIFIEENQVPDSVTSE, from the exons ATGTCCGCGCGTTCGTTTGCGAACGATCGTCGAGTCAGGGACTCCGATGTGACGTACGCTGCCGTTCCTGCGTCGA GGGAAGAAATGTCGTCGGTGAAATGTGACGTGAAAGATACGGTGCGGCGAAGAATACCGATAATATCTTGGCTACCGTATTACACATGGGATAAATTACTGCAGGATTGTTTAGCGGGTTTGACCGTAGGTCTGACGGCTATTCCCCAAGGAATCGCTTACGCTATTGTTGCCGGACTTCCTGCCCAG TACGGTCTCTACAGCGGATTCGTCGGATGTTTCGTTTACTTGTTTCTCGGCGGCAGTAAAGATATTACTATAGGACCCACCGCCATAATGGCGCTGATGAGCCAAAGCTACACCAGCCGACTCGGACCCGACGGTGTG GTCCTGCTCTGCTTTTTGTCCGGTTGCGTGATATCGGCCTTTGGTATATTGCAACTTGGATTTTTGGTGGATTTCATAAGTATGCCGGTTACGTCCGGTTTCACGAACGCCGCGGCTATAACCATAGCGGCCTCCCAATTAAAATCTTTGATAGGATTGACCGGCGGTGGAAATAGTTTCATAGATTCAATCAGAGCGGTAATTGAGAACATAAAGGACACGAGTTTATGGGACACCGTTCTCGGGATATCCTCCATCGCGCTACTGGTCGGCCTCAAG caACTGAGAGGCGACCGTCGCGGAAGTTGGGTCTACAAGATAATTTGGGTATTATCTCTGGCGCGTAACGCTGTTGTGGTAATACTGGCTACCGTGTTGGCTTACATTTTCTACATAAACGGTATAGAGGCCTTCAAACTCACCGGGACGATCGCCGAGGGTCTTCCGCCCTTCGGGTTACCGCCGTTCTCCATATGTTACAACAATCGGACGTACAACTTCGGCGAGACGGTGAGCGAATTGGGAAGTTCGTTGATATCGGTACCCCTGATCGCTATTCTCGAGAGCATCGCCATAGCCAAGGCCTTCGGTGAGTCTGAAACTATGGAAATAAAACTGGAATCCGATTATCCGGTGTTCGCGCGCTTCTGGATTTCGATAGTTTTTCCATggcacttttatttttatcctccgCCCAGCGAAGGGGCGTTCCTTGGACGCCACCCAGGAGATGCTGGCTCTCGGCGCGTCCAACATACTTGGAagtttttttcgctcgatGCCGACCACCGGAAGTTTCACGCGTACCGCCGTCAACAATGCCTCGGGTGTCCAGACCCAAATGGGGGGAGTGGTGACCGGTGCGTTGGTCCTTTTGGCCTGCGGATTGCTGACTTCGACCTTCGAATTTATACCAAAGGCCGCGTTAGCGGCGGTGATAATAGTCGCCATGTATTACATGCTGGAATTCGAGACGTTCAGGGTACTCTGGCGTACGAAAA ATGCGAATCGAAGGCCGAAAATATACCGGTGATTTTGGACGGTCGTCACGTTCACAGGATCGACGCAACGGtggcgaaaaatttgaaatttctccaAACCGATTTGGAGTCGAGGAAACAGACGCTGATATTCTGGAACTGGATACCGGATGTCCGAGCCACCTTGGAAAGTTACGACGTCTCGTTGGCCGAACATTTTAAAACTTCGCCAACTATTGGCGACATTTTCATCGAAG aaaatCAAGTACCCGACTCCGTCACATCGGAATGA
- the LOC105686323 gene encoding sodium-independent sulfate anion transporter-like isoform X4, translating to MSARSFANDRRVRDSDVTYAAVPASREEMSSVKCDVKDTVRRRIPIISWLPYYTWDKLLQDCLAGLTVGLTAIPQGIAYAIVAGLPAQYGLYSGFVGCFVYLFLGGSKDITIGPTAIMALMSQSYTSRLGPDGVVLLCFLSGCVISAFGILQLGFLVDFISMPVTSGFTNAAAITIAASQLKSLIGLTGGGNSFIDSIRAVIENIKDTSLWDTVLGISSIALLVGLKQLRGDRRGSWVYKIIWVLSLARNAVVVILATVLAYIFYINGIEAFKLTGTIAEGLPPFGLPPFSICYNNRTYNFGETVSELGSSLISVPLIAILESIAIAKAFAKGRSLDATQEMLALGASNILGSFFRSMPTTGSFTRTAVNNASGVQTQMGGVVTGALVLLACGLLTSTFEFIPKAALAAVIIVAMYYMLEFETFRVLWRTKKVDIIPLTATIVCCVFLSLEYGMIIGIAVNLVLLLYFTARPGVLVVEEEAVHGVRVLLITPRQSLSFPAAEYLREEVIARCESKAENIPVILDGRHVHRIDATVAKNLKFLQTDLESRKQTLIFWNWIPDVRATLESYDVSLAEHFKTSPTIGDIFIEENQVPDSVTSE from the exons ATGTCCGCGCGTTCGTTTGCGAACGATCGTCGAGTCAGGGACTCCGATGTGACGTACGCTGCCGTTCCTGCGTCGA GGGAAGAAATGTCGTCGGTGAAATGTGACGTGAAAGATACGGTGCGGCGAAGAATACCGATAATATCTTGGCTACCGTATTACACATGGGATAAATTACTGCAGGATTGTTTAGCGGGTTTGACCGTAGGTCTGACGGCTATTCCCCAAGGAATCGCTTACGCTATTGTTGCCGGACTTCCTGCCCAG TACGGTCTCTACAGCGGATTCGTCGGATGTTTCGTTTACTTGTTTCTCGGCGGCAGTAAAGATATTACTATAGGACCCACCGCCATAATGGCGCTGATGAGCCAAAGCTACACCAGCCGACTCGGACCCGACGGTGTG GTCCTGCTCTGCTTTTTGTCCGGTTGCGTGATATCGGCCTTTGGTATATTGCAACTTGGATTTTTGGTGGATTTCATAAGTATGCCGGTTACGTCCGGTTTCACGAACGCCGCGGCTATAACCATAGCGGCCTCCCAATTAAAATCTTTGATAGGATTGACCGGCGGTGGAAATAGTTTCATAGATTCAATCAGAGCGGTAATTGAGAACATAAAGGACACGAGTTTATGGGACACCGTTCTCGGGATATCCTCCATCGCGCTACTGGTCGGCCTCAAG caACTGAGAGGCGACCGTCGCGGAAGTTGGGTCTACAAGATAATTTGGGTATTATCTCTGGCGCGTAACGCTGTTGTGGTAATACTGGCTACCGTGTTGGCTTACATTTTCTACATAAACGGTATAGAGGCCTTCAAACTCACCGGGACGATCGCCGAGGGTCTTCCGCCCTTCGGGTTACCGCCGTTCTCCATATGTTACAACAATCGGACGTACAACTTCGGCGAGACGGTGAGCGAATTGGGAAGTTCGTTGATATCGGTACCCCTGATCGCTATTCTCGAGAGCATCGCCATAGCCAAGGCCTTCG CGAAGGGGCGTTCCTTGGACGCCACCCAGGAGATGCTGGCTCTCGGCGCGTCCAACATACTTGGAagtttttttcgctcgatGCCGACCACCGGAAGTTTCACGCGTACCGCCGTCAACAATGCCTCGGGTGTCCAGACCCAAATGGGGGGAGTGGTGACCGGTGCGTTGGTCCTTTTGGCCTGCGGATTGCTGACTTCGACCTTCGAATTTATACCAAAGGCCGCGTTAGCGGCGGTGATAATAGTCGCCATGTATTACATGCTGGAATTCGAGACGTTCAGGGTACTCTGGCGTACGAAAA agGTAGATATAATCCCTCTGACCGCGACGATCGTCTGCTGCGTATTCCTGAGCTTGGAATACGGTATGATCATCGGTATAGCCGTGAATCTCGTTCTCCTTTTGTATTTTACCGCGAGGCCCGGCGTCCTCGTGGTCGAAGAAGAGGCCGTACACGGCGTCCGAGTACTCCTCATCACCCCGAGACAATCTCTGAGTTTCCCCGCGGCCGAATACCTGAGGGAAGAAGTAATCGCCAG ATGCGAATCGAAGGCCGAAAATATACCGGTGATTTTGGACGGTCGTCACGTTCACAGGATCGACGCAACGGtggcgaaaaatttgaaatttctccaAACCGATTTGGAGTCGAGGAAACAGACGCTGATATTCTGGAACTGGATACCGGATGTCCGAGCCACCTTGGAAAGTTACGACGTCTCGTTGGCCGAACATTTTAAAACTTCGCCAACTATTGGCGACATTTTCATCGAAG aaaatCAAGTACCCGACTCCGTCACATCGGAATGA
- the LOC105686323 gene encoding sodium-independent sulfate anion transporter-like isoform X2, with amino-acid sequence MSSSERENSSDCGSLQVLVTREEMSSVKCDVKDTVRRRIPIISWLPYYTWDKLLQDCLAGLTVGLTAIPQGIAYAIVAGLPAQYGLYSGFVGCFVYLFLGGSKDITIGPTAIMALMSQSYTSRLGPDGVVLLCFLSGCVISAFGILQLGFLVDFISMPVTSGFTNAAAITIAASQLKSLIGLTGGGNSFIDSIRAVIENIKDTSLWDTVLGISSIALLVGLKQLRGDRRGSWVYKIIWVLSLARNAVVVILATVLAYIFYINGIEAFKLTGTIAEGLPPFGLPPFSICYNNRTYNFGETVSELGSSLISVPLIAILESIAIAKAFGESETMEIKLESDYPVFARFWISIVFPWHFYFYPPPSEGAFLGRHPGDAGSRRVQHTWKFFSLDADHRKFHAYRRQQCLGCPDPNGGSGDRCVGPFGLRIADFDLRIYTKGRVSGGDNSRHVLHAGIRDVQGTLAYEKGRYNPSDRDDRLLRIPELGIRYDHRYSRESRSPFVFYREARRPRGRRRGRTRRPSTPHHPETISEFPRGRIPEGRSNRQMRIEGRKYTGDFGRSSRSQDRRNGGEKFEISPNRFGVEETDADILELDTGCPSHLGKLRRLVGRTF; translated from the exons ATGTCATCatcggaaagagaaaattccaGTGACTGCGGTTCACTTCAGGTGTTGGTTACGA GGGAAGAAATGTCGTCGGTGAAATGTGACGTGAAAGATACGGTGCGGCGAAGAATACCGATAATATCTTGGCTACCGTATTACACATGGGATAAATTACTGCAGGATTGTTTAGCGGGTTTGACCGTAGGTCTGACGGCTATTCCCCAAGGAATCGCTTACGCTATTGTTGCCGGACTTCCTGCCCAG TACGGTCTCTACAGCGGATTCGTCGGATGTTTCGTTTACTTGTTTCTCGGCGGCAGTAAAGATATTACTATAGGACCCACCGCCATAATGGCGCTGATGAGCCAAAGCTACACCAGCCGACTCGGACCCGACGGTGTG GTCCTGCTCTGCTTTTTGTCCGGTTGCGTGATATCGGCCTTTGGTATATTGCAACTTGGATTTTTGGTGGATTTCATAAGTATGCCGGTTACGTCCGGTTTCACGAACGCCGCGGCTATAACCATAGCGGCCTCCCAATTAAAATCTTTGATAGGATTGACCGGCGGTGGAAATAGTTTCATAGATTCAATCAGAGCGGTAATTGAGAACATAAAGGACACGAGTTTATGGGACACCGTTCTCGGGATATCCTCCATCGCGCTACTGGTCGGCCTCAAG caACTGAGAGGCGACCGTCGCGGAAGTTGGGTCTACAAGATAATTTGGGTATTATCTCTGGCGCGTAACGCTGTTGTGGTAATACTGGCTACCGTGTTGGCTTACATTTTCTACATAAACGGTATAGAGGCCTTCAAACTCACCGGGACGATCGCCGAGGGTCTTCCGCCCTTCGGGTTACCGCCGTTCTCCATATGTTACAACAATCGGACGTACAACTTCGGCGAGACGGTGAGCGAATTGGGAAGTTCGTTGATATCGGTACCCCTGATCGCTATTCTCGAGAGCATCGCCATAGCCAAGGCCTTCGGTGAGTCTGAAACTATGGAAATAAAACTGGAATCCGATTATCCGGTGTTCGCGCGCTTCTGGATTTCGATAGTTTTTCCATggcacttttatttttatcctccgCCCAGCGAAGGGGCGTTCCTTGGACGCCACCCAGGAGATGCTGGCTCTCGGCGCGTCCAACATACTTGGAagtttttttcgctcgatGCCGACCACCGGAAGTTTCACGCGTACCGCCGTCAACAATGCCTCGGGTGTCCAGACCCAAATGGGGGGAGTGGTGACCGGTGCGTTGGTCCTTTTGGCCTGCGGATTGCTGACTTCGACCTTCGAATTTATACCAAAGGCCGCGTTAGCGGCGGTGATAATAGTCGCCATGTATTACATGCTGGAATTCGAGACGTTCAGGGTACTCTGGCGTACGAAAA agGTAGATATAATCCCTCTGACCGCGACGATCGTCTGCTGCGTATTCCTGAGCTTGGAATACGGTATGATCATCGGTATAGCCGTGAATCTCGTTCTCCTTTTGTATTTTACCGCGAGGCCCGGCGTCCTCGTGGTCGAAGAAGAGGCCGTACACGGCGTCCGAGTACTCCTCATCACCCCGAGACAATCTCTGAGTTTCCCCGCGGCCGAATACCTGAGGGAAGAAGTAATCGCCAG ATGCGAATCGAAGGCCGAAAATATACCGGTGATTTTGGACGGTCGTCACGTTCACAGGATCGACGCAACGGtggcgaaaaatttgaaatttctccaAACCGATTTGGAGTCGAGGAAACAGACGCTGATATTCTGGAACTGGATACCGGATGTCCGAGCCACCTTGGAAAGTTACGACGTCTCGTTGGCCGAACATTTTAA
- the LOC105686323 gene encoding probable sulfate permease C3H7.02 isoform X1 encodes MSARSFANDRRVRDSDVTYAAVPASREEMSSVKCDVKDTVRRRIPIISWLPYYTWDKLLQDCLAGLTVGLTAIPQGIAYAIVAGLPAQYGLYSGFVGCFVYLFLGGSKDITIGPTAIMALMSQSYTSRLGPDGVVLLCFLSGCVISAFGILQLGFLVDFISMPVTSGFTNAAAITIAASQLKSLIGLTGGGNSFIDSIRAVIENIKDTSLWDTVLGISSIALLVGLKQLRGDRRGSWVYKIIWVLSLARNAVVVILATVLAYIFYINGIEAFKLTGTIAEGLPPFGLPPFSICYNNRTYNFGETVSELGSSLISVPLIAILESIAIAKAFGESETMEIKLESDYPVFARFWISIVFPWHFYFYPPPSEGAFLGRHPGDAGSRRVQHTWKFFSLDADHRKFHAYRRQQCLGCPDPNGGSGDRCVGPFGLRIADFDLRIYTKGRVSGGDNSRHVLHAGIRDVQGTLAYEKGRYNPSDRDDRLLRIPELGIRYDHRYSRESRSPFVFYREARRPRGRRRGRTRRPSTPHHPETISEFPRGRIPEGRSNRQMRIEGRKYTGDFGRSSRSQDRRNGGEKFEISPNRFGVEETDADILELDTGCPSHLGKLRRLVGRTF; translated from the exons ATGTCCGCGCGTTCGTTTGCGAACGATCGTCGAGTCAGGGACTCCGATGTGACGTACGCTGCCGTTCCTGCGTCGA GGGAAGAAATGTCGTCGGTGAAATGTGACGTGAAAGATACGGTGCGGCGAAGAATACCGATAATATCTTGGCTACCGTATTACACATGGGATAAATTACTGCAGGATTGTTTAGCGGGTTTGACCGTAGGTCTGACGGCTATTCCCCAAGGAATCGCTTACGCTATTGTTGCCGGACTTCCTGCCCAG TACGGTCTCTACAGCGGATTCGTCGGATGTTTCGTTTACTTGTTTCTCGGCGGCAGTAAAGATATTACTATAGGACCCACCGCCATAATGGCGCTGATGAGCCAAAGCTACACCAGCCGACTCGGACCCGACGGTGTG GTCCTGCTCTGCTTTTTGTCCGGTTGCGTGATATCGGCCTTTGGTATATTGCAACTTGGATTTTTGGTGGATTTCATAAGTATGCCGGTTACGTCCGGTTTCACGAACGCCGCGGCTATAACCATAGCGGCCTCCCAATTAAAATCTTTGATAGGATTGACCGGCGGTGGAAATAGTTTCATAGATTCAATCAGAGCGGTAATTGAGAACATAAAGGACACGAGTTTATGGGACACCGTTCTCGGGATATCCTCCATCGCGCTACTGGTCGGCCTCAAG caACTGAGAGGCGACCGTCGCGGAAGTTGGGTCTACAAGATAATTTGGGTATTATCTCTGGCGCGTAACGCTGTTGTGGTAATACTGGCTACCGTGTTGGCTTACATTTTCTACATAAACGGTATAGAGGCCTTCAAACTCACCGGGACGATCGCCGAGGGTCTTCCGCCCTTCGGGTTACCGCCGTTCTCCATATGTTACAACAATCGGACGTACAACTTCGGCGAGACGGTGAGCGAATTGGGAAGTTCGTTGATATCGGTACCCCTGATCGCTATTCTCGAGAGCATCGCCATAGCCAAGGCCTTCGGTGAGTCTGAAACTATGGAAATAAAACTGGAATCCGATTATCCGGTGTTCGCGCGCTTCTGGATTTCGATAGTTTTTCCATggcacttttatttttatcctccgCCCAGCGAAGGGGCGTTCCTTGGACGCCACCCAGGAGATGCTGGCTCTCGGCGCGTCCAACATACTTGGAagtttttttcgctcgatGCCGACCACCGGAAGTTTCACGCGTACCGCCGTCAACAATGCCTCGGGTGTCCAGACCCAAATGGGGGGAGTGGTGACCGGTGCGTTGGTCCTTTTGGCCTGCGGATTGCTGACTTCGACCTTCGAATTTATACCAAAGGCCGCGTTAGCGGCGGTGATAATAGTCGCCATGTATTACATGCTGGAATTCGAGACGTTCAGGGTACTCTGGCGTACGAAAA agGTAGATATAATCCCTCTGACCGCGACGATCGTCTGCTGCGTATTCCTGAGCTTGGAATACGGTATGATCATCGGTATAGCCGTGAATCTCGTTCTCCTTTTGTATTTTACCGCGAGGCCCGGCGTCCTCGTGGTCGAAGAAGAGGCCGTACACGGCGTCCGAGTACTCCTCATCACCCCGAGACAATCTCTGAGTTTCCCCGCGGCCGAATACCTGAGGGAAGAAGTAATCGCCAG ATGCGAATCGAAGGCCGAAAATATACCGGTGATTTTGGACGGTCGTCACGTTCACAGGATCGACGCAACGGtggcgaaaaatttgaaatttctccaAACCGATTTGGAGTCGAGGAAACAGACGCTGATATTCTGGAACTGGATACCGGATGTCCGAGCCACCTTGGAAAGTTACGACGTCTCGTTGGCCGAACATTTTAA
- the LOC105686323 gene encoding sodium-independent sulfate anion transporter-like isoform X3 — translation MNIRNVIAAVGDRGEEMSSVKCDVKDTVRRRIPIISWLPYYTWDKLLQDCLAGLTVGLTAIPQGIAYAIVAGLPAQYGLYSGFVGCFVYLFLGGSKDITIGPTAIMALMSQSYTSRLGPDGVVLLCFLSGCVISAFGILQLGFLVDFISMPVTSGFTNAAAITIAASQLKSLIGLTGGGNSFIDSIRAVIENIKDTSLWDTVLGISSIALLVGLKQLRGDRRGSWVYKIIWVLSLARNAVVVILATVLAYIFYINGIEAFKLTGTIAEGLPPFGLPPFSICYNNRTYNFGETVSELGSSLISVPLIAILESIAIAKAFGESETMEIKLESDYPVFARFWISIVFPWHFYFYPPPSEGAFLGRHPGDAGSRRVQHTWKFFSLDADHRKFHAYRRQQCLGCPDPNGGSGDRCVGPFGLRIADFDLRIYTKGRVSGGDNSRHVLHAGIRDVQGTLAYEKGRYNPSDRDDRLLRIPELGIRYDHRYSRESRSPFVFYREARRPRGRRRGRTRRPSTPHHPETISEFPRGRIPEGRSNRQMRIEGRKYTGDFGRSSRSQDRRNGGEKFEISPNRFGVEETDADILELDTGCPSHLGKLRRLVGRTF, via the exons atgaaTATACGAAACGTGATAGCTGCGGTCGGTGACAGAG GGGAAGAAATGTCGTCGGTGAAATGTGACGTGAAAGATACGGTGCGGCGAAGAATACCGATAATATCTTGGCTACCGTATTACACATGGGATAAATTACTGCAGGATTGTTTAGCGGGTTTGACCGTAGGTCTGACGGCTATTCCCCAAGGAATCGCTTACGCTATTGTTGCCGGACTTCCTGCCCAG TACGGTCTCTACAGCGGATTCGTCGGATGTTTCGTTTACTTGTTTCTCGGCGGCAGTAAAGATATTACTATAGGACCCACCGCCATAATGGCGCTGATGAGCCAAAGCTACACCAGCCGACTCGGACCCGACGGTGTG GTCCTGCTCTGCTTTTTGTCCGGTTGCGTGATATCGGCCTTTGGTATATTGCAACTTGGATTTTTGGTGGATTTCATAAGTATGCCGGTTACGTCCGGTTTCACGAACGCCGCGGCTATAACCATAGCGGCCTCCCAATTAAAATCTTTGATAGGATTGACCGGCGGTGGAAATAGTTTCATAGATTCAATCAGAGCGGTAATTGAGAACATAAAGGACACGAGTTTATGGGACACCGTTCTCGGGATATCCTCCATCGCGCTACTGGTCGGCCTCAAG caACTGAGAGGCGACCGTCGCGGAAGTTGGGTCTACAAGATAATTTGGGTATTATCTCTGGCGCGTAACGCTGTTGTGGTAATACTGGCTACCGTGTTGGCTTACATTTTCTACATAAACGGTATAGAGGCCTTCAAACTCACCGGGACGATCGCCGAGGGTCTTCCGCCCTTCGGGTTACCGCCGTTCTCCATATGTTACAACAATCGGACGTACAACTTCGGCGAGACGGTGAGCGAATTGGGAAGTTCGTTGATATCGGTACCCCTGATCGCTATTCTCGAGAGCATCGCCATAGCCAAGGCCTTCGGTGAGTCTGAAACTATGGAAATAAAACTGGAATCCGATTATCCGGTGTTCGCGCGCTTCTGGATTTCGATAGTTTTTCCATggcacttttatttttatcctccgCCCAGCGAAGGGGCGTTCCTTGGACGCCACCCAGGAGATGCTGGCTCTCGGCGCGTCCAACATACTTGGAagtttttttcgctcgatGCCGACCACCGGAAGTTTCACGCGTACCGCCGTCAACAATGCCTCGGGTGTCCAGACCCAAATGGGGGGAGTGGTGACCGGTGCGTTGGTCCTTTTGGCCTGCGGATTGCTGACTTCGACCTTCGAATTTATACCAAAGGCCGCGTTAGCGGCGGTGATAATAGTCGCCATGTATTACATGCTGGAATTCGAGACGTTCAGGGTACTCTGGCGTACGAAAA agGTAGATATAATCCCTCTGACCGCGACGATCGTCTGCTGCGTATTCCTGAGCTTGGAATACGGTATGATCATCGGTATAGCCGTGAATCTCGTTCTCCTTTTGTATTTTACCGCGAGGCCCGGCGTCCTCGTGGTCGAAGAAGAGGCCGTACACGGCGTCCGAGTACTCCTCATCACCCCGAGACAATCTCTGAGTTTCCCCGCGGCCGAATACCTGAGGGAAGAAGTAATCGCCAG ATGCGAATCGAAGGCCGAAAATATACCGGTGATTTTGGACGGTCGTCACGTTCACAGGATCGACGCAACGGtggcgaaaaatttgaaatttctccaAACCGATTTGGAGTCGAGGAAACAGACGCTGATATTCTGGAACTGGATACCGGATGTCCGAGCCACCTTGGAAAGTTACGACGTCTCGTTGGCCGAACATTTTAA